The Cynocephalus volans isolate mCynVol1 chromosome 2, mCynVol1.pri, whole genome shotgun sequence genome window below encodes:
- the GPX3 gene encoding glutathione peroxidase 3: MARLLRASCLLSLLLAGFVPPSLGQQQSKTDCHGSVSGTIFEYGALTIDGEEYIPFKHYAGKYILFVNVASYUGLTGQYIELNALQEELAPFGLVILGFPCNQFGKQEPGENSEILPTLRYVRPGGGFIPNFQLFEKGDVNGEKEQKFYTFLKNSCPPTSELLGSPGRLFWEPMKIHDIRWNFEKFLVGPDGIPVMRWHHRTTISNIKMDILSYIRRQAALGVQGK; the protein is encoded by the exons ATGGCCCGGCTCCTCCGGGCGTCCTGCCttctctccctgctcctggcGGGCTTCGTCCCGCCGAGCCTGGGACAACAGCAGTCGAAG ACGGACTGCCATGGCAGCGTGAGTGGCACCATTTTTGAGTATGGAGCCCTCACCATCGATGGGGAGGAGTACATCCCTTTCAAGCATTACGCTGGCAAGTACATCCTCTTTGTCAACGTGGCCAGCTACTGAGGCCTGACAGGCCAGTACATTG AACTGAATGCACTACAGGAAGAGCTTGCACCATTTGGTTTGGTCATTCTGGGCTTCCCCTGCAACCAATTTGGAAAACAGGAACCAGGAGAGAACTCGGAGATCCTACCTACCCTCAG GTATGTCCGACCAGGCGGGGGCTTCATCCCCAATTTCCAGCTCTTTGAGAAAGGGGATGTGAACGGGGAGAAAGAGCAGAAGTTCTATACTTTCCTGAAG AACTCCTGTCCTCCCACCTCGGAGCTCCTGGGCTCACCTGGCCGCCTCTTCTGGGAACCCATGAAGATCCATGACATCCGCTGGAACTTTGAGAAGTTCCTGGTGGGGCCAGATGGTATACCTGTCATGCGCTGGCACCACCGGACCACAATCAGCAATATCAAGATGGACATCCTGTCTTACATACGGCGGCAGGCAGCCCTGGGGGTCCAGGGAAAGTAA